The sequence GGCTTCTTTGAGCTCATCTCCGCTGAGTGAACGGAATTCTTCAATCTTTTGATCAATGGCTTCTAGAGGCATGACGTTAACCTTACCAACGAAAATCTTGTCCATGACTTGGTTATCAACCAATTCGGTCGAAACCAAGAGTTCTTCATAGAGTTTTTCTCCTGGGCGGATACCGACCTCAACGATTGGAATTTCACTTTCAGTGTGTCCGCTTAGAAGAACCATTTTCTTAGCCAAGTCATAGATCTTGACTGGTTTGCCCATATCGAGGATAAAGACTTCTCCGTCCTTGGCATAAGCGCCAGCATGGATTACTAGACGGCTAGCCTCTGGAATGGTCATAAAGTAACGTGTCATACGGAAGTCTGTCACCGTTACAGGACCGCCTTCAGCAATCTGACGTTCAAAGACAGGAATCACGCTACCACGACTACCGAGAACATTCCCAAAACGAACTGCACAGTAGGTTGATTTGCTGCGTTGGTTAAAGCCAGTGACAATCAATTCTGCCACGCGCTTGGTTGCACCCATAACATTCGGTGGATTGACCGCCTTGTCAGTCGAAATCATAACCATCTTAGGTACTTTGGCTTCATCAACAGCCTTGGCAACATTGTAGGTACCGAGGATATTGTTCTTAAAGGCTTCTTTTGGATTGCGTTCCATCATCGGAACGTGTTTGTGGGCTGCAGCATGATAAACAATGGCTGGTTTGTACTGCTCAAACACCTGCAAGAGACGGTCATAGTCCTGAATATCTGCAATAACAGGAACATAATCAATTCCTTGGAATGTACGGATCAATTCATGATAAACGAGATAGATTGAGTTTTCACCATGTCCAAGCAAGACGATACGCTCGGGATTGAAACGGCTAACCTGACGACAAATCTCCGAACCAATCGAACCACCTGCCCCTGTCACCAGGATGGTCTTGCCTGTAATCTCCGTACCTAGACGCGATTCGTCGAGACGAATTTCCTGACGGCCCAAAAGGTCTGTGATATCAATTTTTTGGAAACCACTACCTGGTTGATGGAGTCCTTGAACGACTGTCTCAACCTTAGGCATCTTGTAACATTTGACGCCTAGCTTATTACACATCTGCAAGATGCGTTCGTACTCTGAAGGGTCAAGCGAAGGGATCGCTACGATGACACGCTCGATTTGGTGACGTTTAGCCAATTCAGGTAGATTATCATAAGAGCCCAAAACTGGGATTCCACCTAGTTTTTGTCCCTTTTTCTTTTCATCATTATCCAAAATCCCCACTAGCTCAAGGTCGCTAGTTGGATGTTGATAGCTGTTCATAAAGAGGGCACCACCATCACCAGCACCAATCAAGAAGGTCCGACGATGCTCTCCATCTCCACTACCTTTTTTACGTTTGGAATAAATCAACTGCCAAGTGATACGAGGAAGCAAGATGAGGAAGGTGCTCAGCAAAATGAAGAGCACGATGAAACGGATAGAAAATAGTGGAAGAAAGGCATAGCAGATTCCATAAGAAAGAACACTGCTGAGCATCACTCCGAAAAAGATTTTCATGAAATCCGTAATCTTACTGTAGCGACTAATACTAGCATTCAGCCCCCAAAATGCAATCATGATTTGATAGAGGAGGAAGGCTAAAAGAGTGTAGATTACATAATCCACAGGCGCAGGATTTATAAGGCCATAAAACAAGATATAAGATACGATGATGGAAACCACCATACTCAGAATATCGAATATCCCCCAAAATACTTGTTTTTGCTGTTTATTTAAAATTTCAACCAGATCAATCACGTAATCTGTTAGTTTTTTATTCATAGGAATTTACTCCCCCTTAAAAGAGTCAGATGATACTGTTGTTATGATAACCTGAATCATTCAGTCTATCGGGGCTTACTTTCTCTTTCTTAAAAGTTTGACGAAGATAAACTGACGTACAAAGCCTGGACAAAGTGCAACAATTGCCTGAATGGCTACACTTTTAGCATATTCCATGTAAGAAATTTGCCCTCGCTCAAGCATCCGTTGGCGAGCTTGACGATAGAGTTTAAGGTAACGTAAGCCACCTCGACGCTCAAACATCCCTGCACCGACACGAACCTTACACAAGATTTGATCTAGGTTCCCAGTCTTGGCACCTGCAGCAATCATATTGAGCCAAAGGAGGTCATCCTCCATGTAAAGGCCATCTTCATAGTTGCCTGCCTTGAGGACCATGCCCTTTTTAAACATAACTGTCATATGGTTAAAGGCGCTTCTCATTCTCTGATAAGCCACAATGTCTGCATGCTGAGTTGGAACACGACGATAAGAAACAATCTCATCTGGATTGTCAATGAACTCTGCGATATGCCCGCCTAAGAGATCGAGATCTTCTTTCTCCATTAGCTGAAGCTGTTTCTCAAAACGATCCGGAACGGCTAAATCATCCGTATCCATGCGGGCAATAATGTCATACTGGCACTGTAAAACACCGTATCGAAGAGCCAAGCCTAAACCTTGATTTTCTTCTAAGGGGCACCGTTTAACTGGAATGTCTGACTGAGCTTCCACTTCATCTAGCACCTGATAGAGTTCGGGCGTGAGCGGCCCGTCCTCAACAAGAACAAGTTCACTCGGTTTCAAGGTCTGGTTTTGAACACTTTTAATAGCATCTTTTAAAAACGTCGGATTTTCCTTTACATAGACCGACATCAAGACGCTGATTTTTTGCTTTTCAGGCACAGTTTTTCTCCAATGTATAGATTTCCTTCCACTATTTTATCACAAAATTTCCTAGTTTCCTATTTTTATATCAAATCAAGGAAAATTCTAGTAAAGAAATCTGTCCCTTTTCACTTTATTTTCACTTCCATTGATTGATCTGTCTTGGCTATCATTACTTGACATTATAAGGAAAAAACCTTAAAATAAGCTGTTATTAAAATCATCCTATCGAGGTTTTTATGAAAAAACAATCACTCTTTTTTGTTCTAGGAATTGTCTTAATCGGGACTGTTTTACGATCTCCTTTTACTGCTCTTCCAACCATTTTAGGAGATATCGCTCAGGGGCTAGGAGTGGAGGTCAGCTCTCTTGGAATTTTAACCAGTCTGCCGCTCTTGATGTTTGCTCTTTTTTCGGCTTTTGCGAGTCGCTTGGCACAAAAAATCGGGTTGGAACATCTCTTTACTTACTGTCTCCTCCTCTTAACTGTTGGCTCTGTCATTCGGATTTTCAATCTTCCCCTTCTCTATCTAGGGACCCTAATTGTGGGAGCAAGCATTGCGATCTTCAATGTACTGCTCCCAAGTATGATCCAGGCAAATCAGCCTCAAAAGATTAGTTTCCTAACAACTCTCTATGTCACTGCCATGGGAATTTCGACAGCCATCGCTTCTTATCTTTCGGTTCCTATCACCCAAGCTAGTTCTTGGAAGGGACTCATCCTCGTTCTCAGCTTTC comes from Streptococcus oralis and encodes:
- a CDS encoding nucleoside-diphosphate sugar epimerase/dehydratase, which codes for MNKKLTDYVIDLVEILNKQQKQVFWGIFDILSMVVSIIVSYILFYGLINPAPVDYVIYTLLAFLLYQIMIAFWGLNASISRYSKITDFMKIFFGVMLSSVLSYGICYAFLPLFSIRFIVLFILLSTFLILLPRITWQLIYSKRKKGSGDGEHRRTFLIGAGDGGALFMNSYQHPTSDLELVGILDNDEKKKGQKLGGIPVLGSYDNLPELAKRHQIERVIVAIPSLDPSEYERILQMCNKLGVKCYKMPKVETVVQGLHQPGSGFQKIDITDLLGRQEIRLDESRLGTEITGKTILVTGAGGSIGSEICRQVSRFNPERIVLLGHGENSIYLVYHELIRTFQGIDYVPVIADIQDYDRLLQVFEQYKPAIVYHAAAHKHVPMMERNPKEAFKNNILGTYNVAKAVDEAKVPKMVMISTDKAVNPPNVMGATKRVAELIVTGFNQRSKSTYCAVRFGNVLGSRGSVIPVFERQIAEGGPVTVTDFRMTRYFMTIPEASRLVIHAGAYAKDGEVFILDMGKPVKIYDLAKKMVLLSGHTESEIPIVEVGIRPGEKLYEELLVSTELVDNQVMDKIFVGKVNVMPLEAIDQKIEEFRSLSGDELKEAIISFANETTHAE
- a CDS encoding glycosyltransferase; the protein is MPEKQKISVLMSVYVKENPTFLKDAIKSVQNQTLKPSELVLVEDGPLTPELYQVLDEVEAQSDIPVKRCPLEENQGLGLALRYGVLQCQYDIIARMDTDDLAVPDRFEKQLQLMEKEDLDLLGGHIAEFIDNPDEIVSYRRVPTQHADIVAYQRMRSAFNHMTVMFKKGMVLKAGNYEDGLYMEDDLLWLNMIAAGAKTGNLDQILCKVRVGAGMFERRGGLRYLKLYRQARQRMLERGQISYMEYAKSVAIQAIVALCPGFVRQFIFVKLLRKRK